A genomic stretch from Terriglobia bacterium includes:
- the era gene encoding GTPase Era has protein sequence MSGADAAGGGLRAGTVTLAGWTNVGKSALLNRLVGEKLAAVSPVSQTTRHRIVGVLHLEGRGQVVFADTPGLHEPRHRMNRAMVETTRQSLRDVDLVVLVVDASLGPGPGDARAADLLRHLPGSRIAVLNKIDLLPQKTKLLPMMKVLVEDWGLEEAVPVSALTGEGCDLLLERILARLPEGPPLYAADVLTDQPERFLAAEWIREKILLRTRQEIPHVTAVLMDRWQTRPDGLVEIEVTILVERESQKAIVIGKGGSLLKAIGTEARADIERLLDARVYLGLHVRARPDWRDDERTLHELGLS, from the coding sequence GTGAGCGGCGCGGATGCGGCAGGCGGAGGCCTCCGGGCGGGAACGGTGACGCTCGCGGGGTGGACGAACGTCGGCAAGTCCGCCCTGCTCAACCGCCTCGTCGGTGAGAAGCTCGCGGCCGTCTCACCGGTCTCGCAGACCACGCGTCACCGGATCGTGGGCGTGCTGCACCTCGAGGGACGCGGGCAGGTGGTGTTCGCGGACACGCCGGGTCTCCACGAGCCGCGCCACAGGATGAACCGAGCCATGGTGGAGACCACCCGCCAGAGCCTGCGGGACGTGGACCTCGTGGTCCTGGTCGTGGACGCGTCGCTCGGGCCGGGCCCGGGGGACGCGCGAGCCGCGGACCTGCTCCGCCACCTCCCGGGATCTCGCATCGCCGTGCTCAACAAGATCGACCTCTTGCCGCAGAAGACGAAGCTCCTCCCGATGATGAAGGTCCTGGTGGAGGACTGGGGCCTCGAGGAGGCCGTCCCCGTCTCCGCGCTCACGGGTGAGGGATGCGATCTGCTGCTCGAGCGCATCCTGGCCCGCCTGCCCGAGGGCCCGCCGCTCTACGCCGCCGACGTGCTGACCGACCAGCCCGAGCGCTTCCTGGCGGCCGAGTGGATCCGGGAGAAGATCCTCCTGAGGACCCGCCAGGAGATTCCGCACGTCACCGCCGTGTTGATGGACCGCTGGCAGACCCGTCCGGACGGCCTCGTCGAGATCGAGGTGACGATCCTGGTCGAGCGGGAGTCCCAGAAGGCGATCGTGATCGGCAAGGGAGGCTCTCTCCTGAAGGCGATCGGCACCGAAGCACGGGCGGACATCGAGCGGCTCCTCGACGCGCGGGTGTACCTCGGGCTCCACGTCCGCGCCCGGCCGGACTGGCGGGACGACGAGCGCACGCTGCACGAGCTGGGCCTGAGCTGA
- the ybeY gene encoding rRNA maturation RNase YbeY, whose amino-acid sequence MERLIEEVPPPPGGRVVLCLLSDGAMRDLNRVYRGRRATTDVLAFPGGGVRDPEGRLELGDIALSVPRAARQAREAGHTLGRELKILAMHGYLHLLGHDHETDRGRMARMERRLALKLLGDRSRGAA is encoded by the coding sequence ATGGAGCGTCTGATCGAGGAAGTCCCTCCGCCGCCGGGTGGGCGCGTGGTGCTCTGCCTCCTCTCGGACGGAGCGATGCGCGACCTCAATCGGGTCTACCGGGGGCGGCGCGCTACCACCGACGTCCTGGCGTTTCCCGGCGGCGGCGTCCGCGATCCCGAGGGGCGTCTCGAGCTCGGAGACATCGCGTTGTCGGTTCCGCGGGCCGCGCGCCAGGCCCGCGAGGCGGGACACACGCTCGGCCGCGAGCTCAAGATCCTGGCGATGCACGGGTACCTTCATCTTCTCGGCCACGATCACGAGACGGATCGCGGACGGATGGCGCGAATGGAGAGGCGGCTGGCCCTGAAGCTCCTCGGGGATCGATCCCGGGGGGCGGCGTGA
- a CDS encoding hemolysin family protein yields MTGSESAGAIVAALGLATALFLAELAIAVLLLAVSSLSRVAVRRLAAEDPRLRLLEDVRNGLSARRISLHAARETCLLGASVSLAFGARAAGWSHPWALGLAGGIVVGVLLLEGLAARTLALRAPRAAVRATAFLVPPIHALFFPAAKPMESLAKRFTAGAGRGESETEENDGEVEAFLEVGERDGILEAGESRMVRGIVDLGDTRVREIMTPRTDIKALPADGTVAEARKVLLRTGHSRLPVYRGTVDNVVGVLDVRDVLKAADEGADGASVTAFLRPAFFVPETQSTADLLTQMRTRTRMALVVDEYGGLAGLVTLEDLLEEIVGEIREEHEPEEARIMAAPDGSWLVSGLAHVGEIEPLFEVNVGEREFDTVGGLVIAALGRVPPPGERLEAHGLAIEVLESDRRRVYRVRLRKAAPPAGAGEGPK; encoded by the coding sequence GTGACCGGCTCCGAGTCGGCCGGCGCGATCGTTGCCGCGCTCGGCCTCGCCACCGCGCTGTTCCTCGCCGAGCTCGCGATCGCCGTGCTCCTGCTGGCGGTCTCGAGCCTGAGCCGCGTGGCCGTGCGGCGCCTTGCTGCCGAGGACCCGCGTCTCCGCCTCCTCGAGGATGTCCGCAATGGCCTCTCGGCCCGGCGGATCTCCCTCCACGCGGCGCGCGAGACTTGCCTGCTCGGCGCGAGCGTCTCCCTCGCGTTCGGCGCGCGGGCCGCGGGATGGTCCCACCCTTGGGCCCTGGGGCTCGCGGGCGGGATCGTCGTGGGCGTGCTGCTCCTCGAGGGGCTGGCCGCGCGAACGCTCGCCCTTCGCGCCCCCCGCGCCGCCGTGCGAGCCACCGCGTTCCTGGTGCCGCCGATCCACGCTCTGTTCTTCCCCGCGGCGAAGCCGATGGAAAGTCTGGCGAAGCGCTTCACCGCCGGCGCCGGCCGGGGGGAATCCGAGACCGAGGAGAACGACGGCGAGGTCGAGGCGTTCCTCGAGGTCGGGGAGCGCGACGGGATCCTCGAGGCGGGCGAGAGCCGGATGGTCCGCGGGATCGTGGACCTCGGCGACACCCGGGTCCGCGAGATCATGACCCCGCGGACCGACATCAAGGCGCTCCCCGCGGATGGCACCGTCGCCGAGGCGAGGAAGGTCCTGCTCCGCACCGGGCACTCGCGTCTCCCTGTCTATCGCGGGACCGTGGACAACGTGGTGGGCGTGCTCGACGTTCGCGACGTCCTGAAGGCAGCGGACGAGGGTGCGGACGGAGCGTCCGTCACCGCCTTTCTGCGCCCTGCCTTCTTCGTTCCGGAAACCCAGTCCACCGCGGACCTGCTCACCCAGATGCGGACGAGGACCCGCATGGCCCTGGTGGTCGACGAGTACGGCGGGCTCGCCGGGCTCGTCACCCTCGAGGACCTCCTGGAGGAGATCGTCGGCGAGATCCGCGAGGAGCACGAGCCGGAAGAGGCCCGGATCATGGCGGCTCCCGACGGCTCGTGGCTGGTGAGCGGGCTCGCGCACGTGGGGGAGATCGAGCCTCTGTTCGAGGTGAACGTGGGTGAGAGGGAATTCGACACCGTGGGCGGCCTCGTGATCGCGGCGCTCGGGCGGGTGCCGCCGCCTGGGGAGAGGCTCGAGGCCCACGGCCTCGCCATCGAGGTGCTGGAGTCCGACCGGCGGAGGGTGTACCGCGTGCGACTCCGGAAGGCGGCCCCGCCTGCCGGCGCGGGGGAGGGTCCGAAGTGA
- the recO gene encoding DNA repair protein RecO, whose product MGRRNDDAYVLGTQVLGEADVIVTLLAENSGRVRGVAPSARRSRRRFGGALDPLTRVRAAWTEREGRELHRIESLDLARSYAAMQSEPVRQAACAVLAELAASMAREGQPDPKGFRLLGALLDAIEQGLDPWTAIRYFEYWTLRLHGVLADLDACPVCGRALAEGSPRTVARGGAVRCSSCDRAEGGGGRSLGREDLAFLAAAARTAPTGLAGFERAARPGGALEALLRGGVESFAERRFKTYRHLAAAAHRPGEGTGR is encoded by the coding sequence TTGGGGCGGCGGAACGACGACGCGTACGTGCTCGGGACGCAGGTGCTGGGCGAGGCGGATGTGATCGTGACCCTGCTGGCGGAGAATTCCGGGCGAGTGCGCGGGGTCGCCCCCTCGGCGCGGCGCAGCCGGCGCCGTTTCGGCGGCGCTCTCGATCCGCTCACGAGGGTGCGCGCCGCCTGGACGGAGCGAGAGGGTCGCGAGCTGCACCGGATCGAGTCCCTCGACCTCGCGCGCTCGTACGCGGCGATGCAGTCCGAGCCGGTCCGGCAGGCGGCCTGCGCGGTGCTCGCGGAGCTCGCCGCCTCGATGGCGCGGGAGGGGCAGCCGGATCCCAAGGGATTCCGACTCCTGGGCGCGCTTCTGGACGCGATCGAGCAGGGGCTCGATCCGTGGACCGCGATCCGGTACTTCGAGTATTGGACCCTGAGGCTCCACGGCGTGCTGGCCGACTTGGACGCCTGTCCCGTCTGCGGGCGCGCGCTCGCGGAGGGATCGCCGAGAACGGTCGCTCGGGGAGGCGCCGTCCGGTGCTCCTCATGCGACAGGGCAGAAGGGGGCGGCGGGCGTTCTCTGGGCCGGGAGGATCTCGCCTTCCTCGCGGCCGCCGCGCGCACCGCCCCGACGGGCCTCGCCGGATTCGAGCGCGCCGCGCGCCCCGGAGGCGCCCTCGAGGCGCTCTTGCGCGGCGGCGTCGAGTCGTTCGCGGAGCGCCGATTCAAGACCTACCGTCACCTGGCGGCGGCGGCGCATCGCCCCGGCGAGGGCACCGGACGATGA